The nucleotide sequence TGAAATGGGAATAGTTAGGAATGGTCCTTCACCTGTGAAAACTCAACAGTTGAATTCTGTACTCCATATTTTCATTACCTTGCATCTAAACAAAAGATAAGTCTCTTACCACATGATATGTAGATCTTGGAGAAATCGTGCGAGCCAAGTTTGTTTTCGATGTGGTTGGACACTACTCGAGGCCTGAGGTGCTGAGCCTGACTGTGAAAGAAGATCCACAGAACCCCGTCTCCTTCACATCTGCTGAGAAGACTGAAAGCACACAGAAATGACACCACTTATGTTTTCTGTAATCTGCAGACCACCACTGTAAGTGGTTGCAATCTTTATCCTTTCAGATTGTGTGTTTTATAGTGGCAACCGATTCATATCGTCTTTTGTGCAGAAGACTATTAGCTCTGAACGTTCTGTTGACCCAATGTTGTGTACATTTAAACATGATCAAAATTTGAAGCAGACTTTTCTTGTGTCTGCCGATTGATGTTTTACTACCACTGCATCTTGGATTGATCTTCAAGTATGCTCCAGCCCCGCTTCCATGAACCTTTGAGATCAGCTTGCCAACACCATGGCAATCACTGCATACTCTAAGCTGCTTCTTGATGACGGTAATGGCAGCCTCGGAGCTCGTTTTCAAGAGCCCCGAAAGCAATGGTCAACTTCTCACCATGCACAGACACCACTTGCTCATCCTCCTCGTCTTCCTTTGTTTTATCTCCATCAGCTTGAGGAAGAACTTGGTGTGCCATTCGGTTCTATCATGCTCATACCAGGCGTCTTGGCTACTCCATTTATCAGCATCCTGCCTCTGACTTCCTTGGCATCATCCCAGCGACCGGCTGTCGCGTAGATGTTGGATAGCAGGACGTACCTGTCGAACAAAATTGATAGGATCATCTAAACCAGCATTATGAGAATCCACATCACAATATCTGTGGAGTTACCGGCCGCTGTGCCCCGGTTGAAGGTGAAGAAGGTGTCTGCCAACACCATCTGCAACCTCGCAGTTCCTGTGAATCCTGCACCCACCAAGCAGAGCCCCCAAGGCAGGCGCGCTGGGCTCCATCGGCATCGCTCTTGTAAGCTCCGCTGCCTCCTCGAACAAGCCCGCGCGTGCCAAGAGATCGATGACGCATCCATAGTGCTCCAGCTTCGGATCGATTCCATGGCTATCCTTCATGCAGCTCAGCATCCGCCTGCCTTCTTTCACCATTCCCGCGTGACTAAAGGCGGTGAGAACCATCACGAACGTGATGTCGTCCGGCCTCACGCCGCTCTTGGTCATTTCATCAAACAGCTGAAGCGCTTCATCAGCACGTCCGTGGATGGCCATTCCGCCGATCATTGCGTTCCATGCAAGCAGATCCTTTTGCTCGATGGCGTAGAAGATCTCCGCTGCGCGTGATATGCTTCCGCACTTCGCGTACATGTCTACCAAAGCGGTGCTCAGGATGGTATTGAGCTTTATCTTGTGCTCTTCCATGGATGCGTGGAGTTGCTCCCCTTGATCCAAAGCTCCCGAGTGCGCGCAGGCTGATAACAAGCTCACCATCGTCGCGTCGGTCGGCTTCTCGTCGGTGCGCCTCATCTCATCGAATAGCGCAAGAGCTTCTTCGGAGCACCCGCTTTGCGCTAGACACGCCAACATCGTGTTCCACGAGATGATGTCGCGCTTCGGCATCTCGGCGAACACCCTGCGAGCCCCCTCGACATCCCCGCATTTCGCGTGAGCGGCGAGCATGGAGTTCCAAGAAACCACATTCCTCTGGGGCATTCCGGCGAACAGCTTTCGCGCATCGCTCAAGTCCCCCAGAATCGCACAACCATTTATCATCGTGTTCCACGAGACAACATCCTTGCGCTCCA is from Musa acuminata AAA Group cultivar baxijiao chromosome BXJ3-8, Cavendish_Baxijiao_AAA, whole genome shotgun sequence and encodes:
- the LOC135645758 gene encoding putative pentatricopeptide repeat-containing protein At5g37570 — protein: MSDAIRGTAPSDGATGPGSGRADLTFAQVSSRGLPSGTRRGGAPARRKSPYRPESEAAPDHLSGDEHRPREIPAIRTSEQAETTSHAHLLKLDPSLSSSTAATLLSLYPLAAHGGASYAKSLFSQFLRPSVLHWNTFIRGLSSGENPHEAIRVFRSMLRGGFLPNNFTYPFLLKACAACASESYGCAAHARIVKTGLELDPYIQSALIHAYSECKDLGAARRVFDQCDDRETVCWNAMIDGYVKAGELDLARGVFDRMERKDVVSWNTMINGCAILGDLSDARKLFAGMPQRNVVSWNSMLAAHAKCGDVEGARRVFAEMPKRDIISWNTMLACLAQSGCSEEALALFDEMRRTDEKPTDATMVSLLSACAHSGALDQGEQLHASMEEHKIKLNTILSTALVDMYAKCGSISRAAEIFYAIEQKDLLAWNAMIGGMAIHGRADEALQLFDEMTKSGVRPDDITFVMVLTAFSHAGMVKEGRRMLSCMKDSHGIDPKLEHYGCVIDLLARAGLFEEAAELTRAMPMEPSAPALGALLGGCRIHRNCEVADGVGRHLLHLQPGHSGRYVLLSNIYATAGRWDDAKEVRGRMLINGVAKTPGMSMIEPNGTPSSSSS